In the Rhizorhabdus dicambivorans genome, one interval contains:
- a CDS encoding type IV secretion system DNA-binding domain-containing protein, whose translation MAREDIRSNGKNIPLTHHSARGRVQRNSGNFTRGSQLLTHEMLMWFSGARLPIMVWFFAFLAAWFVILSIRLDEHGFQLVCMKIYSALWNWVDLNPNKRVNVTLPNGEIYKTVMPVVPYIPAVQQAWETTIRALIGSILVSVFVVAPLTIWFVDISRRRGRSILQERHERGAMLVDRAVLVSEIAQHNAEKFAEDAREFFPGRSSAAVLKLPFATRKAGGIHHPYTLAGIPYPHRLEQSHSMLIGTTGAGKTTELRSLVSQMRQRQDSAVIFDLTGAYVEAFYDPMRDTILNPMDQRCPAWSIFNDCSTYSHFTSAAAALIPSDGGSSEPFWALAARTLFIEMCVRLQERGQTTNLALAENLMTADLKRVHRFLANTIADPLTAPEAARMAESIRAVFNTNAQVLRFLPDEGEPFSIRHWMTTERAPGSILFVTSDYDDLEMNRPLLTLWMNIAITSLMTLPRTRSLRTWFMFDEVGALHRLPAIEKGLQTARNFGGAMILGLHSFQKLVEVYGEEGARNLASLARSKLILATSEFKTAEECSQYIGNREVRQMDEAYSYGYNNNRDASTLTPRKQVEPLVIPDDITNLPSMHGFVKFPDGFPAARILLEWKNYPIVAPGFLKRPVMQPVRSKRGEEIFDEEGGEAGGRDGAVQIVDEVVEPTNLAKEMAARILQSPSEDQAAETHRTAPRSDDRPVPPQAKGAGGGKEDGARGRDAQQETGQRPADDRRGPSPQAPQVEDQTLIELRQGFAAGRDQDDLDMGI comes from the coding sequence ATGGCGCGTGAGGACATCCGCTCGAACGGGAAAAACATCCCGCTGACCCACCACTCTGCGCGCGGCCGCGTGCAGCGAAACTCGGGCAATTTCACCCGCGGCTCACAGCTTCTCACCCACGAGATGCTGATGTGGTTTTCGGGCGCGCGGCTGCCCATCATGGTCTGGTTCTTCGCCTTCCTCGCGGCCTGGTTCGTCATCCTCTCGATCCGCCTCGACGAGCACGGATTCCAGCTCGTCTGCATGAAGATCTATTCGGCGCTCTGGAACTGGGTCGACCTCAATCCCAACAAGCGCGTCAACGTCACCCTGCCCAATGGCGAGATCTACAAAACGGTCATGCCCGTGGTGCCCTATATCCCGGCCGTGCAGCAGGCCTGGGAGACCACCATCCGGGCGCTGATCGGCTCGATCCTCGTCTCGGTTTTCGTGGTCGCGCCACTCACCATCTGGTTCGTCGACATCTCGCGCAGGCGTGGGCGTTCGATCCTTCAGGAACGCCATGAGCGCGGCGCCATGCTGGTCGATCGCGCCGTGCTGGTCTCCGAAATCGCGCAGCACAATGCGGAAAAATTCGCGGAGGACGCGCGCGAGTTCTTCCCCGGCCGCTCGTCCGCCGCCGTGCTCAAATTGCCGTTCGCGACACGGAAGGCGGGCGGCATCCACCATCCCTATACGCTCGCCGGCATCCCCTATCCGCACCGCCTCGAGCAGTCCCATTCCATGCTGATCGGCACCACCGGCGCGGGCAAGACCACCGAGCTCAGGAGTCTGGTCAGCCAGATGCGCCAGCGCCAGGACAGCGCCGTGATCTTCGATCTCACCGGCGCCTATGTCGAAGCCTTCTACGATCCCATGCGCGACACGATCCTGAACCCGATGGACCAGCGCTGCCCGGCCTGGTCGATCTTCAACGACTGCTCGACCTACAGCCATTTCACGTCGGCCGCCGCGGCGCTCATTCCCTCCGATGGCGGCTCGTCCGAGCCCTTCTGGGCGCTCGCGGCCCGCACCCTGTTCATCGAGATGTGCGTCCGGCTTCAGGAGCGCGGCCAGACCACCAACCTGGCGCTCGCCGAGAACCTGATGACCGCCGATTTGAAGCGGGTGCATCGCTTCCTCGCGAACACCATCGCCGACCCGCTGACCGCCCCGGAAGCGGCCCGCATGGCGGAATCGATCCGCGCCGTCTTCAACACCAATGCGCAGGTCCTGCGTTTCCTGCCCGACGAAGGAGAGCCGTTCTCGATCCGGCACTGGATGACCACCGAGCGCGCGCCCGGATCGATCCTGTTCGTCACCTCCGACTACGACGATCTGGAGATGAACCGGCCGCTGCTGACGCTCTGGATGAACATCGCCATCACCAGCCTCATGACGCTGCCGCGCACGCGCAGCTTGCGGACCTGGTTCATGTTCGATGAGGTCGGCGCGCTGCACCGCCTGCCTGCGATCGAGAAGGGCCTGCAGACCGCGCGGAACTTCGGCGGCGCAATGATCCTGGGGCTCCACAGCTTCCAGAAGCTCGTCGAGGTCTATGGCGAGGAAGGCGCGCGAAATCTCGCCTCGCTCGCCCGCTCCAAGCTCATCCTCGCGACCAGCGAGTTCAAGACCGCCGAGGAGTGCTCGCAGTACATCGGCAACCGCGAAGTGCGGCAGATGGATGAGGCCTATAGCTACGGCTACAACAACAATCGCGACGCCTCGACCCTGACTCCGCGCAAGCAGGTCGAGCCCCTCGTGATCCCCGACGACATCACCAACCTGCCCTCGATGCACGGGTTCGTGAAATTCCCCGACGGTTTCCCGGCCGCGCGCATCCTTCTCGAATGGAAGAACTACCCCATCGTGGCGCCGGGCTTCCTGAAGCGTCCCGTGATGCAGCCCGTCCGGTCCAAGCGCGGGGAGGAGATTTTCGACGAGGAGGGCGGTGAGGCCGGCGGCAGGGACGGCGCCGTCCAGATCGTGGATGAGGTGGTCGAGCCAACCAATCTTGCGAAGGAAATGGCGGCGCGGATCCTGCAGTCGCCGAGCGAGGACCAGGCCGCCGAAACCCATCGTACCGCCCCGCGTAGCGATGACCGGCCGGTGCCCCCGCAGGCGAAGGGAGCGGGCGGCGGCAAGGAGGACGGCGCGCGCGGCAGGGACGCCCAGCAGGAGACCGGCCAGCGGCCCGCCGACGACCGGCGCGGACCGTCACCGCAGGCGCCGCAAGTCGAGGATCAGACCCTCATCGAACTGCGTCAGGGCTTCGCCGCGGGCCGTGACCAGGACGATCTCGACATGGGGATCTGA
- a CDS encoding DUF2493 domain-containing protein: MTSFNNFADLASFVAASRENDGLTQTYEGAFIEHSEMAKLSIVEAPEALDMPDPEQVRAATEMMMQTMFDVLRDTRMEPFAADLAWGFANSFHVVAKRIEGREDDAAKKLGDLARSYDPSEIYATELEDTQLLCQTLQGCREAMECMRDHAAEVYRVETGKPFSPVRGSRVSSALTASMIEARDYLASKARERREQFAPEGPVVAFSGGQVWEDVDLLWNGLDSIKARIPEMILATTAQAKGCDAVAHAWAASRGVKVIQFRLDRSQGNRAAFVRNDRILGLKPVEAVICEGSGIQQNLAQKLRQAGVPLHIVRLAHQRTQRSA, from the coding sequence ATGACTTCTTTCAACAATTTCGCCGACCTTGCCAGCTTCGTCGCCGCGTCGCGTGAAAATGACGGACTGACCCAGACCTACGAGGGCGCGTTCATCGAACATAGCGAGATGGCCAAGCTCAGCATCGTCGAAGCGCCCGAAGCACTTGACATGCCCGATCCCGAGCAGGTGCGGGCCGCCACCGAGATGATGATGCAGACCATGTTCGACGTGCTGCGCGACACCCGCATGGAGCCGTTTGCGGCCGATCTGGCGTGGGGTTTCGCCAACAGCTTCCATGTCGTGGCGAAGCGTATCGAGGGCCGCGAGGATGACGCCGCCAAGAAGCTCGGCGATCTCGCACGCAGCTATGATCCGTCCGAGATCTACGCGACCGAACTCGAAGACACCCAGCTCCTCTGCCAGACCCTCCAGGGTTGCCGCGAGGCGATGGAATGCATGCGCGACCATGCCGCCGAGGTCTATCGGGTCGAAACCGGCAAGCCCTTCTCGCCGGTGCGGGGAAGCCGGGTTTCCAGCGCGCTTACCGCATCGATGATCGAGGCCCGCGACTATCTTGCCTCGAAAGCCCGGGAGCGCCGCGAGCAGTTCGCCCCCGAAGGCCCGGTCGTGGCGTTCTCCGGTGGTCAGGTGTGGGAGGACGTGGACCTGCTCTGGAACGGTCTCGACAGCATCAAGGCACGCATCCCGGAGATGATCCTCGCGACCACCGCGCAAGCGAAGGGCTGCGATGCCGTGGCGCACGCATGGGCGGCATCGCGCGGCGTCAAGGTCATCCAGTTCCGCCTCGATCGCAGTCAGGGCAACCGCGCCGCCTTCGTCCGCAATGACCGCATTCTCGGTCTCAAGCCGGTGGAAGCCGTCATCTGCGAAGGCTCGGGCATCCAGCAGAACCTCGCCCAGAAGCTGCGGCAGGCGGGGGTGCCGCTGCACATCGTCCGCCTCGCGCACCAGCGCACCCAGCGCAGCGCGTGA
- a CDS encoding single-stranded DNA-binding protein translates to MNNVNLAGRVAKDPETRGAVTTLIVATDRVKLRDGKTYVDDATGYTAKETEFHKVTCFNGLGKAGASRKKGDVVAITGRLHYSSWEDRDGVTRYGCEIIADKIDFF, encoded by the coding sequence ATGAACAACGTCAATCTCGCCGGCCGCGTCGCCAAGGACCCCGAGACCCGCGGCGCCGTCACCACCCTCATTGTCGCGACCGATCGCGTGAAGCTCAGGGACGGCAAGACCTATGTCGACGACGCCACCGGCTACACCGCCAAAGAGACAGAGTTCCACAAGGTCACCTGCTTCAACGGCCTCGGCAAGGCCGGCGCCTCGCGCAAGAAGGGCGATGTCGTCGCCATCACCGGCCGGCTGCACTATTCGAGTTGGGAGGATCGCGACGGAGTCACCCGGTACGGCTGCGAGATCATCGCCGACAAGATCGACTTCTTCTGA
- a CDS encoding type II toxin-antitoxin system Phd/YefM family antitoxin: MPQTVSSVEASKAFGRISRQALVAPLTITHHGHDSLVLMSAAEYQRLKRRDREVFTLTDVPEEIVEGVRAARAPAEAAAFDHEVES, translated from the coding sequence ATGCCCCAGACTGTCAGTTCCGTTGAGGCGTCAAAGGCCTTCGGCCGCATCAGCCGCCAGGCGCTGGTTGCGCCCCTTACCATCACGCATCATGGCCACGATAGCCTCGTGTTGATGTCGGCCGCCGAATATCAGCGGCTCAAGCGGCGCGATCGCGAGGTCTTCACGTTGACTGACGTGCCGGAGGAAATCGTGGAGGGGGTTCGAGCGGCGCGAGCGCCGGCAGAAGCCGCTGCCTTCGATCACGAGGTCGAGTCCTGA
- a CDS encoding DUF736 domain-containing protein, whose translation MNIGTITQNASGTYTGKISTLTVAIVIALRTVHSANPRAPKFEILALSAARQWVQVGSLFELASNATGEMFLNGKIEDPSLDKPLYISAFRQDDGSYNIVWSRPNRRRDAPTDTAPADDSLPPLPGADEPAKPNGLAGTDGLGESSAEGAFGGEPAQGNGRRRRTPEMAD comes from the coding sequence ATGAACATCGGCACCATCACCCAGAACGCCAGCGGCACCTACACCGGCAAAATCTCGACGCTCACGGTCGCGATCGTCATCGCCCTTCGCACCGTCCATTCCGCCAATCCGCGTGCGCCCAAGTTCGAGATCCTCGCGCTCTCGGCGGCACGCCAGTGGGTCCAGGTCGGCTCACTGTTCGAGCTGGCGTCCAATGCGACCGGCGAAATGTTCCTCAACGGCAAGATCGAGGATCCCAGCCTCGACAAGCCGCTCTACATCTCGGCGTTCCGTCAGGACGACGGCTCGTACAACATCGTCTGGTCGCGTCCCAACCGCCGCCGCGATGCGCCGACCGACACCGCCCCGGCCGACGACAGCCTGCCGCCGCTGCCCGGTGCGGACGAGCCGGCCAAGCCGAACGGCCTCGCCGGTACGGATGGCCTGGGTGAATCCTCGGCCGAGGGCGCGTTCGGCGGCGAGCCCGCGCAGGGCAATGGCCGCCGTCGCCGCACGCCCGAGATGGCCGACTGA
- a CDS encoding DUF7673 family protein: MTSVPTDYDSARAALTRLIPLAMGDTGQARRVANFLMAWWNGPELGHFEIADMFGLDIDVANDITSVIGFLGQNDRGAVYIDGLGFAEEMQDVIALWRPSASAPQT; the protein is encoded by the coding sequence ATGACGTCCGTACCGACAGATTATGATTCCGCCCGTGCGGCGCTGACACGGCTTATCCCGCTCGCCATGGGCGACACCGGGCAGGCGCGCCGCGTCGCGAACTTTCTGATGGCCTGGTGGAATGGCCCGGAGCTTGGTCATTTCGAGATCGCCGACATGTTCGGCCTCGACATCGACGTGGCAAACGACATCACGAGCGTGATCGGCTTTCTCGGCCAGAACGACCGCGGCGCCGTCTATATCGACGGTCTCGGTTTCGCCGAAGAGATGCAGGATGTCATTGCCCTGTGGCGGCCATCGGCAAGCGCTCCCCAGACTTGA
- a CDS encoding DUF3768 domain-containing protein, which produces MTSTISRIAELNDRVRLGLDRNARIVMTATCLATLAGGDRIVSEAVAQAAVLAAVRRYEFKPDDGPERNYGQFELEGHIVCFRIDYYDPSLEWGSEDPADAAVTVRVLTIMLPCDD; this is translated from the coding sequence ATGACCAGCACCATATCCCGGATCGCCGAGCTCAATGACCGCGTGCGGCTCGGCCTCGATCGAAACGCGCGGATCGTGATGACGGCGACCTGTCTCGCCACATTGGCAGGCGGCGACCGCATCGTCAGCGAAGCCGTCGCCCAGGCCGCGGTACTCGCGGCCGTCCGGCGCTACGAATTCAAGCCTGATGACGGCCCGGAACGCAACTACGGGCAGTTCGAGCTCGAGGGTCACATCGTCTGCTTTCGCATCGATTATTACGATCCCTCGCTCGAATGGGGCTCGGAAGATCCTGCCGACGCCGCGGTGACCGTCCGTGTCCTGACGATCATGCTCCCCTGCGACGATTGA
- a CDS encoding adenine nucleotide alpha hydrolase family protein, which produces MHIPSNRRAVDTILVAAPPPVVLAYGIGVDSTALLIELEARGEAPDLVLSADPGAEKPETYEYQRMIAAWMHARGIPYEIVRYVPRRFKHWPPYYSILANVLTNATLPSISLGRHSCSLKWKVAPQDAFLKQWAPARAAWANGQKVERLIGYDTSPSDSRRHAHAAGLDDPLFQCRYPLREWNWTRDRCIARIEAAGLPVPPKSSCFFCGAIRPDEVRALPAWCLRLIVLIEARAEPRLRTVEGLWRRSTRTRPGRITDFIRAERLLPEAEIDAIRRDAPTDLIRFQDAASIVPIAERPTMEEWIASFNAGLMEAA; this is translated from the coding sequence ATGCACATCCCAAGCAACAGACGAGCGGTCGATACCATTCTGGTCGCCGCCCCGCCGCCCGTGGTCCTGGCCTATGGGATCGGTGTCGATTCCACGGCGCTGCTGATCGAACTCGAGGCGCGCGGCGAGGCGCCAGACCTGGTGCTGAGCGCCGATCCGGGCGCGGAGAAGCCCGAGACCTACGAATATCAGCGGATGATCGCCGCGTGGATGCACGCGCGCGGGATTCCCTATGAGATCGTCCGCTACGTGCCCAGGCGCTTCAAGCACTGGCCGCCCTATTATTCGATCCTCGCCAATGTCCTGACCAATGCGACTTTGCCGAGCATCAGCCTGGGACGGCATAGTTGCAGCCTCAAATGGAAGGTGGCGCCGCAAGACGCTTTCCTGAAGCAATGGGCACCGGCTCGCGCCGCATGGGCGAATGGGCAGAAGGTCGAGCGGCTGATCGGCTACGACACGTCGCCCTCCGATTCCCGGCGTCATGCCCATGCTGCCGGGCTGGACGATCCGCTGTTCCAGTGCCGCTATCCGCTGCGCGAATGGAACTGGACGCGCGATCGCTGCATCGCCCGGATCGAGGCCGCCGGTCTCCCGGTGCCGCCCAAGTCGAGCTGCTTCTTCTGCGGCGCCATCCGGCCCGATGAAGTACGCGCCCTGCCGGCGTGGTGCCTTCGCTTGATTGTCCTGATTGAGGCCCGCGCCGAACCGCGCCTGCGCACCGTCGAGGGATTGTGGCGCCGATCGACCAGGACCCGGCCCGGCAGGATCACCGATTTCATCCGCGCCGAGCGGCTGCTCCCCGAGGCCGAGATCGACGCGATCCGTCGCGATGCGCCGACCGATCTCATCCGTTTCCAGGACGCCGCCAGCATCGTGCCGATCGCCGAGCGGCCGACGATGGAAGAATGGATCGCGAGTTTCAACGCCGGCTTGATGGAGGCAGCATGA
- a CDS encoding Mom family adenine methylcarbamoylation protein codes for METSRSQRWRERRALWARDLTVIDPKSYSVEIIGHDAARAFIARHHYLPTYPAAQLAVGLYGAGAVLEGVAVFAVPATGAVITRHTGFADPLRGCVLARLILTDAVPQNGESFFVARAFRHLRREKPGIEAVVSYSDPSAGHIGRVYCALSAAHRAITRPRTVLRAGDTTIAGRTLSKIRLGERGHAGAIDQLVSLGLPRPEFGEMPATWLWRLQRERHLVRHQQPGLYAYCFELTREARRHGRALPRLPYPKALPLAHPTFQFDLRIEAENRTAGRE; via the coding sequence ATGGAAACGAGCCGCAGCCAGCGCTGGCGCGAGCGCCGGGCGCTCTGGGCCCGCGATCTCACGGTCATCGATCCCAAATCCTATTCCGTCGAGATCATCGGACACGATGCCGCGCGCGCTTTCATTGCCCGCCATCATTATCTGCCGACCTATCCTGCGGCGCAGCTCGCGGTCGGGCTCTATGGCGCCGGGGCAGTCCTGGAAGGCGTCGCCGTCTTCGCCGTTCCGGCCACCGGAGCCGTAATCACGCGGCACACCGGCTTTGCCGATCCGCTACGCGGCTGCGTGCTCGCCCGCCTGATCCTGACAGACGCCGTGCCCCAGAACGGGGAGAGCTTCTTCGTCGCGCGGGCCTTTCGCCATCTGCGCCGCGAGAAGCCCGGAATCGAGGCCGTGGTTTCGTACAGCGACCCAAGCGCCGGACATATAGGCCGCGTCTATTGCGCGCTCTCGGCGGCGCACCGCGCCATTACGAGGCCGCGAACCGTCCTGCGCGCCGGCGACACAACGATCGCGGGGCGCACGCTCTCGAAGATCCGCCTTGGCGAGCGAGGCCATGCCGGCGCCATCGATCAGCTCGTTTCGCTTGGCCTGCCCAGGCCGGAGTTCGGGGAGATGCCTGCGACATGGCTTTGGCGGCTGCAACGCGAACGCCATCTCGTGCGCCATCAGCAGCCGGGTCTCTACGCCTATTGCTTCGAGCTCACCCGCGAAGCCCGCCGGCACGGCCGCGCACTGCCGCGACTTCCCTATCCAAAGGCCCTGCCGTTGGCGCACCCCACCTTTCAGTTCGATCTTCGCATCGAGGCCGAGAACCGCACAGCCGGCCGAGAATGA
- a CDS encoding PRTRC system ThiF family protein yields MTSETPLRHYLPAALGNRAIKIVLVGCGGNGAQMLMGLASLDTALRAISSRSLDVTVVDDDIVSEANLGRQPFFRCDIGNSKARTLTERINLAHGLAWTAVHGRAPEAAKLDGTDIVITCVDTASARRSVGAAIASARNAPAYWLDLGNRAGDGQYIIGCPNAEPEAGHQILPTVLEYFPEVANESLPDDDAPSCSMAEALERQSLFVNRVVASHALALLFDLVGRGSIGHAGAFINIATGQAVPIPLPIAA; encoded by the coding sequence ATGACCTCTGAGACGCCCCTTCGCCACTATCTGCCTGCGGCGCTCGGCAACCGCGCGATCAAAATCGTGCTTGTGGGATGCGGCGGCAACGGCGCGCAGATGCTGATGGGGCTCGCCTCGCTGGATACGGCGCTGCGGGCGATTTCGTCGCGTTCGCTCGATGTAACCGTCGTCGACGACGATATCGTCAGCGAGGCCAATCTTGGCCGGCAGCCCTTCTTCAGGTGCGACATCGGCAACTCGAAGGCCCGGACGTTAACCGAGCGGATCAATCTCGCCCACGGTCTGGCCTGGACGGCGGTGCATGGCCGGGCACCCGAGGCCGCGAAGCTCGACGGCACCGACATCGTCATCACTTGTGTCGATACCGCATCGGCGCGCCGGAGCGTCGGTGCGGCCATCGCCTCGGCCAGGAATGCGCCGGCCTATTGGCTGGATCTCGGCAACCGCGCTGGCGACGGGCAATATATCATCGGTTGCCCGAACGCTGAGCCCGAGGCCGGGCACCAGATCCTCCCGACAGTCCTCGAATATTTCCCCGAGGTCGCGAACGAGAGCCTGCCTGACGACGACGCGCCGTCGTGCTCGATGGCCGAAGCCCTCGAGCGCCAGTCGCTTTTCGTGAACCGGGTGGTGGCGAGCCACGCGCTGGCCCTTCTCTTCGATCTCGTTGGCCGCGGATCGATCGGCCACGCGGGCGCGTTCATCAATATCGCCACCGGGCAGGCCGTGCCGATCCCGCTACCGATCGCTGCTTGA
- a CDS encoding PRTRC system protein A, producing MTALAEDPTAAAVLAEAPCYPVPPDGRSPAIEAVREARAGSCLAIGRDGVCLILRRAWLALDLPVTPPIPAYLPYGSIGVRRADLRCGLIPAELLRQVLEHFRAALPNEAAAFILWDEANRRFWVDFPQIDRATPSHLTYRPPALPPHHHLICDIHSHGHGAAFFSATDDADDAHATKIALVVGRLGHTDGPAFASRLCAGGMFLPLPRSPFFRRRS from the coding sequence ATGACTGCCCTCGCCGAAGACCCGACCGCCGCCGCGGTACTGGCGGAGGCGCCTTGCTATCCCGTGCCGCCGGATGGGCGATCACCCGCGATCGAGGCCGTTCGCGAAGCCCGAGCAGGCAGCTGCCTCGCAATCGGCCGCGATGGTGTCTGCCTGATCTTGCGCCGGGCCTGGCTGGCTCTGGATCTGCCCGTGACACCGCCGATCCCGGCCTACCTGCCCTACGGGAGCATTGGAGTTCGCCGCGCGGACCTGCGTTGCGGCTTGATACCGGCGGAGCTGCTGCGGCAAGTCCTCGAGCACTTTCGCGCCGCGCTGCCCAACGAGGCCGCCGCCTTCATCCTCTGGGATGAGGCTAATCGGCGATTCTGGGTCGACTTCCCCCAGATCGACCGCGCGACGCCGTCACACCTCACTTATCGTCCGCCTGCGCTGCCGCCGCACCATCACCTCATCTGCGACATTCACAGCCATGGGCACGGCGCGGCCTTCTTCAGCGCAACCGACGACGCGGACGACGCGCACGCGACCAAGATCGCCCTGGTTGTCGGACGTCTGGGTCATACGGACGGCCCCGCATTTGCCTCGCGACTGTGCGCCGGAGGGATGTTCCTCCCGCTGCCGCGAAGCCCTTTTTTCAGGAGACGATCATGA
- a CDS encoding PRTRC system protein B, with product MMLTNAILLYRSDGARGLGSHLTPGEDAEAFASIHQIEHDAIGAPTIAAGTPLTRAHLRHWSQALGRVAPPQILPETVLVAHPDLLVWWVPAQVRTAYFDLSAKLAGLRALGGRAIVPVAYPAHVLVATRRRLGVFALERNERPAAETALLHSPILNVFLNGSLCWGNIPKPTSLDVSAIPEFERALFDSWSTHPNPGQELTITGKGGLVRLWDTLAATRATRFPVKRLRPFLGDRRQTAPRGAAKADPVTLGDLIYGRSGR from the coding sequence ATGATGCTGACCAACGCCATCCTGCTCTACAGAAGCGACGGGGCTCGCGGCCTCGGCTCGCATCTTACCCCTGGCGAAGATGCCGAGGCATTCGCCAGCATCCATCAGATCGAGCACGACGCTATCGGCGCGCCGACCATCGCCGCTGGAACGCCTTTGACCCGGGCGCATCTGCGGCATTGGTCGCAGGCGCTCGGCCGCGTCGCCCCGCCGCAAATTCTCCCCGAAACGGTGCTTGTCGCCCATCCCGACCTGCTGGTCTGGTGGGTGCCCGCACAGGTGAGGACGGCCTATTTCGACCTCTCGGCGAAACTGGCTGGACTGCGTGCGCTTGGCGGCCGCGCGATCGTCCCGGTTGCCTATCCGGCACACGTCCTTGTCGCCACACGGCGCCGGCTTGGAGTCTTTGCGCTTGAGCGGAACGAGCGGCCCGCGGCCGAAACCGCCTTGCTTCATTCGCCGATCCTCAACGTCTTCCTCAACGGTTCCCTCTGCTGGGGTAACATTCCGAAGCCGACATCGCTGGATGTGTCCGCCATTCCCGAGTTCGAGCGCGCGCTTTTCGACTCCTGGTCGACCCATCCGAATCCGGGTCAGGAGCTGACGATCACGGGGAAGGGCGGTCTCGTGCGTCTCTGGGACACCCTCGCAGCGACCCGCGCGACCCGCTTCCCGGTCAAACGCTTGAGGCCGTTCCTCGGAGATCGTCGCCAGACCGCCCCGCGAGGCGCCGCCAAGGCCGACCCAGTGACGCTCGGCGACCTCATCTACGGAAGGTCCGGCCGATGA
- a CDS encoding PRTRC system protein C produces the protein MQIDHLARVYRYDGIDLPQPPHLANDPQGLRAYHATLYPAILNADLVDAGVTGGVHVTEYRRAVGTKG, from the coding sequence ATGCAGATCGACCATCTTGCCCGCGTCTACCGCTATGACGGTATCGACCTCCCGCAGCCGCCGCACCTTGCCAATGACCCGCAGGGGCTGCGCGCCTACCACGCCACCCTCTACCCGGCGATCCTCAATGCCGACCTGGTCGATGCCGGGGTTACTGGCGGTGTCCACGTCACCGAATATCGCCGAGCTGTCGGCACCAAGGGCTGA
- a CDS encoding PRTRC system protein E: MLITNLLPMLGSYSLAFDLVAGDDGVVTLIIIPRVAEGKTHKAEAGELRPISITATAAEIDAELAKGAEGALGGLIATRMALADQIATQRDAAEAARAASAEAAKAKAASAPAKPVVAASTPAAPAAGALPADAKSEEPASLW; this comes from the coding sequence ATGCTGATCACCAATCTTCTGCCCATGCTGGGCAGCTATTCGCTCGCCTTCGATCTTGTCGCCGGCGATGACGGTGTCGTTACCCTCATCATCATTCCCCGCGTCGCCGAAGGCAAAACGCACAAGGCCGAGGCCGGCGAGCTGCGTCCGATCTCGATCACAGCGACGGCCGCCGAGATCGATGCAGAGCTTGCGAAGGGCGCCGAGGGGGCGCTCGGTGGGCTGATTGCCACACGCATGGCGCTTGCCGATCAGATCGCGACCCAGCGGGACGCGGCCGAGGCCGCGCGCGCGGCGTCTGCGGAGGCGGCGAAGGCAAAGGCGGCATCGGCACCCGCCAAGCCGGTAGTCGCAGCGAGCACGCCGGCCGCGCCAGCGGCGGGCGCCCTGCCGGCCGATGCAAAATCGGAGGAGCCCGCCAGCCTCTGGTGA